One Formosa agariphila KMM 3901 genomic window, TACCGGAAATTCGTGTAAATTGCGTAATGCCCAACCCAGTTTCGGATCGATATCTAAATCTAAATGCTGATGCTGTTCATTAAGAATTTCCTCAATATTAAATCCATAAAAGCGCAACAACCAATCGGTCTGATACAGTCTGTTTTCGCGTAACATAGGCACAGGTGTTCCAATTTGCGGTAGACGTGTATCGTAACTAATAGGCACATAACCGGAATAGTACACCCGTTTTAAATTAAAGTTTTTATAAAAGTAATTGGAGGTGTACATGATTTGCATGTCGTTTTCGCCACTTGCACCCACAATCATTTGCGTACTTTGCCCAGCAGGCGCATATTTAGGCGTATTTTTAATCAGTTTCTTTTCGCTTTTATATTGAATGATTTCATTTTTAACCTTTTCCATAGGTTTAATAAAATCCGCTCTGTTTTTATCTGGAGCCAGAAGTTTTAAGCCCTGTTCTGTCGGAATTTCAATATTCACACTCAGGCGATCGGCATACAAACCCGCTTCCCGCATAAGCTCGTCACTGGCTCCGGGAATAGATTTTAAATGAATATAGCCATTAAAGTTTTCTTCTAATCGCAATTTTTTGGCCACAGACACTAAGCGTTCCATGGTATAATCGGCGCTTTTAAAAATCCCTGAACTCAGAAAAAGGCCTTCAATATAATTTCGTCTATAAAAGTTTATAGTTAAATCCACGACCTCTTGCACCTGAAAAGCCGCCCGTTTAATATCGTTGCTTTTTCGGGTGACACAATAGGCACAATCGAAAATACAATGGTTGGTAAGTAGTATTTTTAACAAGGACACACAACGACCATCTTCGGTATACGTATGGCAAATCCCCGAATTAGAAGCATTTCCTAAGCCCTTATTGGTATTGGTTCTGTTGCTACCACTAGAGGAGCAAGACACATCGTATTTGGCAGCATCTGCAAGGATATTTAGCTTTTCTTGTACACGTTCAAAAGACATACTTAAGTGTTTAAGTTTAAGGCGCAAAGCTACAACTTAATCTTATAAAAAAGGCGTTGTATATTAAAATAATCGCATTATAGTAACAATAAGTATCTCATAATATGATATACTATTGTGTAATTATGTATATTTGTATCTGGAAATCAACCCATTGATTATGAATCGTATTAAGGAGGTATTAGAAGATAAAGGCATCAAGCAAACCTGGTTGGCCGAAAAGCTAAATAAGAGTTATAATATGGTGAATGCTTACGTGCAAAATAGGAGGCAACCCAGCTTAGAATTATTGTACGAGATTGCTAATATTCTGCACGTTGAGGCCAGAGATTTATTAGATGTAAACAAAGCAGTATTTCCCAACACGGTTGAAAGTGATACCGTAAACATTCCCTTAATCGGAGCGGTAGCCTGCGGATTGCCTGTATTTGCCGAAGAACATATTGAAGCGCAAATCCCTATAGCAACACAATTGGTTAAAACTCCATCTGATTACTTTCTATTAAGAGCAACAGGAGATTCTATGAATACGAAAGGCATTGATAGTGGCGACTTACTACTCATTAAACGCCAACAGACTGCCGAAACTGGAGATTTGGTTCTCGCCCTAATAGACGACGAAGCCACGGTAAAGGAATTCAGACATAACGGAAGCACGGTGGTGTTAAAACCACATTCCACGAATTTGAAGCATCAGCCCATTATTTTAACCACCGATTTTAAAGTTCAGGGTGTTGTGGCGCATGTGATAAAGATGTAAGTTATCTTTATAGTGTCTCTTTTTTTAATACACGTTATGAAAATTGTTTTAGCACCAGATAAATTTAAGGGCTCGCTTACCGGATTCGAATTTTGCCATGGTGTAGCATCCATTTTAGAATCCATAGAACAGGTCGAAGTCATTAAGGCGCCTTTAGCCGATGGTGGTGACGGGACTATAGATGTGGTGAATTATTATTTAAATGGTGAAATCATATGTGTTGAAGTCAGTAACCCTATAGGAAACCCCATTTCAGCCCATTACCTGTATGCCGAATCCTCTAAAACCGCTTATATTGAAATGGCCGAAGCCTCTGGTTTAAAGTGTTTAGCCACAGAAGAACAGCGTTGCATGGAGACCACCACTTTTGGAACCGGTCAGCTTATACTTCATGCTATAGACCAAGGTGCACAACATATTATTTTAGGGATTGGAGGCAGTGCGACAAACGACAGCGGTATCGGAATGGCTACAGCTTTAGGGTATCGGTTCTTAGACCAACATAAGCACGAGCTTAAACCCATTGGTAAATCCCTAACGGATATAACAACTATAGACGATACTTTAGTCGATTCCAGATTAAAACACATCTCCTTTAAAATCGCTTGCGATGTTACCAATCCGTTATACGGACCCGATGGCGCTGCCTATGTATATGCTAAGCAAAAAGGGGCAAGCACTGCTGATATACGGCATCTCGACCAAGGACTGCAACGGTTTTCCACGGTATTAAATCGGCACTTTATTTTGAATGTACAAAATATAAAAGGTGCGGGCGCGGCTGGCGGACTAGGCGCAGGAGCAGTCGCTTTTTTAAAGGGAACATTAGTACCCGGGATTCAACTGATTAAAGACATCGCTCAGTTTGATACGCTAATACAAGATGCCGATTGGATTATTACGGGTGAAGGACATTTAGATACCCAAACCCTCTCTGGAAAAACATTACAAGGTGTTTTAACATCGGCTAAAAAACAGCATATAAACGTCGCGGCGTTTTTTGGACATATCGATTTGGAACAACATAACTTGCAAGACTTAGGCATTACGTATGCAGATGCGATTACGAATCATGCTGAAGATTTAAATGATGCCATACGGCGTGTAACACACTATGTAGACCTTATGACGAGAGCCTTTGTGAATCAGGTATTACGTAAATAAACTACATAGTATATGCCGGAGCCGATTGATGGTACTTCAGACTATTCAAAAGACCACTTCAGGGTGTTCGAGCATTAGTGAGATAGAATAGTAAGATTCTTTCGAAACTAGCAAACAAAATTTGTCGAGAACTATGATTTCGTTACTGTTTTAAATTCTTAGGTTTATTTAAAATACAAGCTACTAGAAGACCGTTAAAATCATAACACATGTTTCAGGGTGTTCGAGCATTAGTGAGAAAGAATAGTAAGATTCTTTTGAAACTAGCAAACGAAGTTTGTCGAGAACAAGAGTGTTGTTATATCAATTCATTTTCTTTATTGGTATTTATGTCAATGCTTTTACGTTTTAATATAGTGAAGGCTTCTCGACACTACTTCAACAGCACTCAATACAAGCTACTCGAAGACCATTAAAATCATAATTTAAGCTTCAGGGCGTTCGAGCGGAGTCGAGAACAATAATTATGTTATAACGCTTCGTTTTCTTTAATGATTTTCCTTTAAAATAACAAAATTTCTAGTAAAACTTCGTAAGCATCTCACTATACTTCTCGACTCCGCTCGAAGACCAGTTTTATCAAGTCCTGAGTTTTACAGGGAGTTCGAGCGGCCTCGAGAACACCACACACCTCAATCACCCATCACACCACATAATCCCCCAAATACTTACTAGTGGCTGTATTACCAGAGTTCGTATTCCTAAAGGTTGCCCATAGATGTACGCTTTCGCCATGAAAATCCGTTTCAAAATCAAGCACATCCTGTCCGTTTTCGCGTAGGCTTTGCGCCTCAAAATATGCGAAACGATGTAAAGCAGGCGCGTAGGCCACTGCTAAAAAAGCATCGGTTGGGTAAGCTAGTCCTTGGGCGCTGTTATCTTGCCACGTGATAGTCAGTGCATGTGCCGGAGCAGTTTGCACTACTGGCTGTTCTAAGCCGCATAACCCGCCCATACCCACCAGCACCTTATTATAGTCCATGGAAAATCTTGTAGGTGTTTGTTGTACCGCCTCTCTCATATGGTAAGACATGGCCTGATTAAAAGGCGATTTACTGCCCACAGCAACACCAAAGGTTTCGGTAAGTATCCCTTTTATGGGCGTTAAAAACTGAAGTACACATTTAAACTTATCGCGTTGTCGTTGCTGGGCTGGACTAATGGGTTTAGTAGATTTAGTGGGTGCCGACCGCAGTACATTTTTACCCCGCCAATTGCTACCTACTACAGGACCAACTTTTCCTGAAAAGCCACCCAGAATCCCTTGATTTAATGTCGCCATATCTCTGATATTTAATGTGTTACACCATTCTAAGATAAGAAAAAAAACAACTAAATCATCAAGGGAAACAGATTTTAAAGCGGTAAAAGGGTTGATTATCAAGGTGTTTACTCGAATGTGCTTCGGGGATTGTTCGGGAATTCCTCGTAAAATAAGGGGTTTTATGGAGAATCCTCGAAGGAATGTAGGAGAGGAGTAGGAGGAGGTTCCGTTTGGTATTTGTTGACCATATATTATTG contains:
- a CDS encoding putative DNA modification/repair radical SAM protein, with translation MSFERVQEKLNILADAAKYDVSCSSSGSNRTNTNKGLGNASNSGICHTYTEDGRCVSLLKILLTNHCIFDCAYCVTRKSNDIKRAAFQVQEVVDLTINFYRRNYIEGLFLSSGIFKSADYTMERLVSVAKKLRLEENFNGYIHLKSIPGASDELMREAGLYADRLSVNIEIPTEQGLKLLAPDKNRADFIKPMEKVKNEIIQYKSEKKLIKNTPKYAPAGQSTQMIVGASGENDMQIMYTSNYFYKNFNLKRVYYSGYVPISYDTRLPQIGTPVPMLRENRLYQTDWLLRFYGFNIEEILNEQHQHLDLDIDPKLGWALRNLHEFPVDVNKADKRMLARIPGLGMKSVFKILHARRYRQLNWDHLKAIGVSLNRAQYFLICASNQFETRDLTAEKIKGLILQNTKSKYTSMLSNQLNLFG
- the lexA gene encoding transcriptional repressor LexA, giving the protein MHVEARDLLDVNKAVFPNTVESDTVNIPLIGAVACGLPVFAEEHIEAQIPIATQLVKTPSDYFLLRATGDSMNTKGIDSGDLLLIKRQQTAETGDLVLALIDDEATVKEFRHNGSTVVLKPHSTNLKHQPIILTTDFKVQGVVAHVIKM
- a CDS encoding glycerate kinase translates to MKIVLAPDKFKGSLTGFEFCHGVASILESIEQVEVIKAPLADGGDGTIDVVNYYLNGEIICVEVSNPIGNPISAHYLYAESSKTAYIEMAEASGLKCLATEEQRCMETTTFGTGQLILHAIDQGAQHIILGIGGSATNDSGIGMATALGYRFLDQHKHELKPIGKSLTDITTIDDTLVDSRLKHISFKIACDVTNPLYGPDGAAYVYAKQKGASTADIRHLDQGLQRFSTVLNRHFILNVQNIKGAGAAGGLGAGAVAFLKGTLVPGIQLIKDIAQFDTLIQDADWIITGEGHLDTQTLSGKTLQGVLTSAKKQHINVAAFFGHIDLEQHNLQDLGITYADAITNHAEDLNDAIRRVTHYVDLMTRAFVNQVLRK
- a CDS encoding DUF6266 family protein, translating into MATLNQGILGGFSGKVGPVVGSNWRGKNVLRSAPTKSTKPISPAQQRQRDKFKCVLQFLTPIKGILTETFGVAVGSKSPFNQAMSYHMREAVQQTPTRFSMDYNKVLVGMGGLCGLEQPVVQTAPAHALTITWQDNSAQGLAYPTDAFLAVAYAPALHRFAYFEAQSLRENGQDVLDFETDFHGESVHLWATFRNTNSGNTATSKYLGDYVV